A window of Thermosynechococcus sp. NK55a contains these coding sequences:
- the smpB gene encoding SsrA-binding protein SmpB codes for MGDSIKVLSENRQARFQYEILETYECGLVLLGSEVKSIRAGKVNLRDGFARIRNGEAWLMNVHISPHESTNPSYNHDPLRDRKLLLHKQEIRKLVGKVEQKGLTLVPLKLYLKNGRVKVSLGLARGKKLHDKRQDLKQRQDRREMERAMKQR; via the coding sequence ATGGGCGATAGTATCAAAGTCCTGAGTGAAAATCGCCAAGCGCGCTTCCAATACGAAATTCTGGAAACCTATGAATGTGGTCTTGTGTTGCTCGGCAGCGAGGTAAAGTCTATTCGCGCTGGCAAGGTAAATTTGCGGGATGGCTTTGCCCGCATCCGCAATGGTGAAGCGTGGTTGATGAATGTCCACATTTCGCCCCACGAAAGTACCAACCCATCCTATAACCATGACCCCTTGCGCGATCGCAAGCTCCTTCTCCACAAGCAGGAGATCCGTAAGCTAGTGGGCAAAGTTGAACAAAAAGGGCTGACCCTTGTGCCCCTAAAGCTCTACCTGAAAAATGGCCGGGTCAAGGTCTCTCTAGGACTTGCCCGTGGTAAGAAACTCCACGACAAGCGCCAAGACCTCAAGCAGCGGCAGGACAGGCGGGAAATGGAGCGGGCAATGAAGCAACGCTAA
- a CDS encoding DUF3747 domain-containing protein — translation MKYWQKLGLSLLTVACLGTIAPRPAQANMFTQTEVDQSRYVVMAVPLARGGYRLLVVEQMKDTRPCWRESGRNPVVIDPLLTTFDFTGICGRATDSNGYSIRVAQQDLGLQYSLRIEQRDGELLLVGSSNRGGPRMVIGRTHGIQEGQFLKFHLEPTWRLTRRTYEGQVLGHVYFTNDTWEAATGSAPTPVSPVGTETNIPPATTPQS, via the coding sequence ATGAAATACTGGCAAAAACTTGGCTTGAGCTTATTGACGGTGGCCTGTTTGGGAACAATTGCCCCTCGGCCGGCCCAAGCCAATATGTTTACGCAAACGGAAGTAGATCAAAGCCGCTATGTGGTGATGGCTGTGCCCCTGGCCCGCGGTGGCTATCGCCTACTGGTGGTGGAGCAAATGAAGGATACTCGCCCCTGCTGGCGTGAATCGGGCAGGAACCCTGTGGTGATCGATCCGCTGTTGACGACATTTGACTTTACAGGCATTTGTGGTCGGGCTACGGATAGCAATGGCTACTCGATTCGGGTGGCGCAACAGGATTTAGGATTGCAGTATAGTCTGCGCATTGAGCAGAGGGATGGGGAGTTACTCCTCGTTGGCAGTAGCAATCGCGGTGGTCCGCGGATGGTGATTGGCCGCACCCACGGTATACAGGAAGGGCAATTTCTCAAATTCCATCTGGAACCCACTTGGCGGCTGACGCGGCGCACCTACGAAGGCCAAGTGCTGGGGCATGTTTATTTCACGAATGACACTTGGGAAGCAGCCACAGGAAGCGCGCCTACCCCTGTCAGCCCTGTCGGCACCGAAACCAACATCCCCCCTGCAACAACACCGCAAAGCTAG
- a CDS encoding ShlB/FhaC/HecB family hemolysin secretion/activation protein produces the protein MNSLSVFLMLPTPISFNYNQAVLIAQAFSPERIIEETQPPPPPPSTPKITIPRDQEIQPPADSDKIRFFLKDITISGSTVYSPETLRRLYADWLNREVTLADIYTIAQKIAEHYRRSGYLLIRVLVPAQEVAEGTVRLEVVEGYIEEVRFEGSKGAIKPLQPYANRIQSSRPLKAKVLERNLLLISDLAGYQVSGRFEPGSQRGTAILSLTVNKDSFQPFVTINNWSADSVGPVRLQVGTYLNSLLNRGEQFILSGTTVPFDFNELKSGRFDTNIPLNSNSLRFLGSLSYAETQPGDNLAPFGIKGTTWAGSIGFSYYPIRSRKLNLLTSISFDALNSTISTTFLGPPVPLSQDRVRVFRTASQLSYISSVGFTSASIQLSQGVAGLGARLNGTPTLPLSRLNATPATFKANLDVTQIFFLPQNWSVTLTGAAQVAAAPLVVSEQFGIGGPNFGSAYIQSAILGDDGYALRLELQNTRRYRLGKTNFISQPYVFVDYGQTFLKRPTIAEPPSQQAFSTGFGLRQLINPNLQLRLELGLPLTRITPNFEQTPRLFFQIQGIF, from the coding sequence ATGAACTCCCTGTCAGTATTTTTAATGCTTCCCACGCCTATTTCGTTCAACTACAACCAAGCAGTATTAATCGCTCAAGCTTTTTCTCCTGAGCGGATTATTGAAGAAACTCAACCTCCTCCGCCACCCCCAAGTACACCAAAGATTACGATTCCTAGAGATCAGGAAATCCAGCCACCTGCTGATTCAGATAAGATTCGCTTCTTTTTGAAAGACATCACCATTAGTGGCTCAACTGTCTATTCTCCCGAAACTCTCAGGCGGCTATACGCAGATTGGCTCAACCGTGAGGTGACCCTTGCTGATATCTATACCATTGCCCAAAAAATCGCTGAACATTACCGCCGTTCAGGTTATCTTTTAATCCGTGTACTTGTACCTGCCCAAGAAGTAGCCGAAGGTACCGTTCGCCTCGAAGTTGTTGAAGGTTATATCGAGGAAGTACGTTTTGAAGGTTCCAAGGGAGCTATCAAACCGCTACAGCCCTATGCCAATCGCATCCAATCCTCCCGCCCTCTCAAAGCCAAGGTTCTCGAGCGCAATCTGTTGTTAATAAGCGACTTAGCAGGCTATCAAGTGAGTGGGCGCTTTGAACCCGGTAGCCAGCGTGGCACAGCCATTCTTTCGCTCACTGTAAATAAAGATTCGTTTCAACCTTTTGTCACAATTAACAACTGGTCTGCAGACAGTGTCGGGCCTGTTCGTCTCCAGGTAGGAACCTATCTCAACTCTCTACTCAACCGAGGTGAACAATTTATTCTCAGTGGTACAACAGTTCCCTTCGATTTTAATGAACTGAAAAGTGGTCGCTTCGATACAAACATTCCTTTAAATTCAAACAGCCTCAGGTTTCTAGGCAGTTTGAGTTACGCTGAAACCCAGCCTGGAGATAATCTTGCTCCCTTCGGGATCAAAGGCACCACTTGGGCGGGCAGCATAGGCTTCAGCTATTATCCCATTCGCTCAAGAAAACTGAATCTGCTCACAAGCATTTCCTTTGATGCCCTAAACAGCACCATCAGCACCACATTTTTAGGGCCGCCAGTTCCTCTGAGTCAAGACCGAGTCCGCGTGTTTCGCACCGCGAGTCAACTCAGCTACATTAGCTCGGTAGGATTCACTAGCGCCTCTATACAGCTCTCTCAAGGTGTTGCAGGCTTAGGTGCTCGCTTGAATGGAACTCCCACTTTACCCCTCTCTCGCTTGAATGCCACTCCTGCAACCTTCAAAGCCAACCTTGACGTTACTCAGATTTTCTTCCTCCCACAAAATTGGTCAGTCACCTTAACAGGTGCAGCTCAAGTAGCAGCAGCTCCCCTGGTGGTTTCTGAGCAGTTTGGCATTGGTGGCCCTAACTTTGGATCTGCCTACATTCAATCTGCCATTTTAGGAGATGACGGCTATGCCCTACGCCTTGAGTTGCAAAATACTCGCCGCTATCGCCTAGGTAAGACAAACTTTATTAGCCAGCCCTATGTCTTTGTGGACTACGGCCAAACATTCCTTAAAAGACCTACTATTGCTGAACCTCCGAGTCAACAAGCTTTTTCAACCGGTTTTGGTTTGCGTCAGCTAATCAACCCTAACCTACAACTTCGCTTAGAGCTTGGCCTTCCGCTCACGAGGATTACGCCTAATTTTGAGCAAACCCCCCGCCTTTTCTTCCAAATTCAAGGTATATTCTAG
- the smc gene encoding chromosome segregation protein SMC, translating into MYIKQLELTNFKSFGGTTVIPLRPGFTVISGPNGSGKSNLLDALLFALGLAGSKGMRAERLPDLVNHSQTRRSHSVVETRVTVTFALDAETEWRVTRRLRVTQQGTYTSTYAVNDQPCTLNELHDQLQAFCIYPQGYNVVLQGDVTNIISMNAKARREIIDELAGVADFDRKIAQAREKLDTVKDREERFRIVEGELIQQRDRLQRDRLHAEKYQALRLELQEREQWLLVRQWQAQEEQKVQLQAQLQTLQQEQTQRQGQLQQKAQEMAAAAVTLEHLNQQVKALGEEEYLRLQATLADLHAQQRQCQRQQTAYQQQQEQLAEQLQQRQAQYHRQQAQHRQLAEELAQQRGDRPPFVTAVATSQAALEALRQQAQELNTAAQAWFQEHSQRRQRIDTLIHELEPSRSELSRLQERSQQLRQRQGELCQAATTLEAQQLELQDALAKAAAAVKQQEQQLQTLAQQLAAAQQQLSLTEATYQRLEREQRQKQRELDQLEARQQAVQETQGSFAAQLILSADLPGVFGLVAQLGQVDPRYQLALEIAAGARLGNIVVADDSVAAAAIALLKREQAGRATFLPLNKMARPKPLSPIALAGCIDYALNLVTFEPQYAPIFAYVFGSTLVFESLEAARQYLGQYRMVTLEGDLLEPSGAMTGGSQRRTNALRFNQGIPPQESAEVQQVRDRLGELEGLLDRLLQERTHKQGRVNELSQALSEVRHSHRDRQRQWEQLQQQQQHLNRQQAELERQQQYLSQELTAAETELTQLQARLPQLEAELAAERLALNALEANPSHQQWQQVQAQLQAQEKIHADHVAALQALDQALGDRHRQLEQLERDLTQTEQEIQRLRQAQGEMLCQQQALDQTLGDLATQVQKTQTALRELDTRLGHLKGDRDRHEYQLRQQQKNYQQLEWQYQKASETLTTLQAQLQELSTIEPPPLPQPLPEVPADLSLKDIQQQCQALEKQLRTMEPVNMLAIQEFEETQARLKELQEKLAVLAAERTEILLRIENFTTLRHQSFHEAFDAVNANFQTIFATLSDGDGYLQLESPEDPFAGGLNLVAHPKGKPVQRLASMSGGEKSLTALSFIFALQRYRPSPFYAFDEVDMFLDGANVERLAKMIQQQSQQAQFIVVSLRRPMIEAAQHTIGVTQARGQHTQVIGLDLTAHH; encoded by the coding sequence GTGTACATCAAGCAGTTAGAACTCACGAATTTTAAGTCCTTTGGCGGCACCACTGTGATTCCGCTGCGGCCAGGGTTTACGGTCATTTCTGGCCCCAATGGCTCAGGGAAGTCGAACCTTTTGGATGCTTTGCTCTTTGCCCTTGGCCTTGCCGGTTCCAAAGGGATGCGGGCAGAACGATTGCCAGATTTGGTGAACCATAGCCAAACGCGGCGCAGCCATAGTGTTGTTGAAACGCGAGTCACAGTGACATTTGCACTGGATGCTGAAACGGAATGGCGGGTAACACGGCGACTGCGGGTCACTCAGCAGGGCACCTATACCTCGACCTACGCGGTGAATGATCAACCCTGCACCCTGAATGAATTGCACGATCAGTTACAGGCGTTTTGTATCTATCCCCAAGGCTATAACGTGGTCCTGCAGGGGGATGTCACTAACATCATTTCCATGAATGCCAAGGCACGGCGGGAAATCATTGACGAATTGGCGGGGGTGGCGGATTTTGACCGCAAGATTGCCCAAGCTCGCGAAAAATTAGATACGGTCAAGGACCGCGAAGAACGCTTCCGCATTGTTGAGGGGGAGTTGATTCAACAGCGCGATCGCCTGCAACGGGATCGGCTGCATGCCGAAAAATATCAAGCCCTACGATTAGAACTGCAAGAGCGAGAGCAATGGCTACTAGTGCGCCAATGGCAGGCCCAGGAAGAGCAAAAAGTGCAACTACAAGCACAGCTCCAGACTCTACAACAGGAGCAAACCCAGCGCCAAGGCCAACTGCAACAAAAGGCACAGGAGATGGCAGCGGCAGCGGTTACCCTAGAACACCTCAATCAACAGGTGAAAGCCCTGGGCGAAGAAGAGTATCTCCGCCTCCAAGCAACGTTAGCGGATCTCCATGCCCAACAGCGCCAATGTCAACGCCAGCAAACCGCCTACCAACAGCAGCAAGAACAGTTGGCAGAACAACTCCAGCAACGGCAAGCCCAGTACCACCGTCAACAGGCGCAGCACCGGCAACTTGCTGAAGAGTTAGCACAGCAACGGGGCGATCGCCCCCCCTTCGTTACAGCGGTTGCCACCAGCCAAGCCGCCCTCGAGGCCCTGCGGCAGCAAGCTCAGGAGTTGAATACAGCCGCCCAAGCTTGGTTTCAGGAACACAGTCAGCGGCGGCAGCGGATTGACACCCTGATCCATGAACTGGAACCCAGTCGCAGTGAGTTGTCTCGCCTTCAGGAGCGATCGCAACAATTGCGGCAGCGACAGGGGGAGTTGTGCCAAGCGGCCACCACCTTAGAAGCACAACAATTGGAATTGCAAGACGCTCTAGCAAAAGCTGCGGCAGCAGTCAAACAACAGGAGCAGCAACTGCAGACCCTTGCCCAGCAACTCGCTGCAGCACAGCAACAATTGAGCCTCACAGAAGCAACCTATCAACGCCTTGAGCGAGAACAGCGCCAAAAGCAGCGGGAGCTCGATCAATTGGAAGCACGGCAGCAGGCGGTTCAGGAAACCCAAGGCAGTTTTGCAGCGCAGCTCATTTTAAGTGCGGATCTCCCCGGCGTGTTTGGGCTGGTGGCACAGCTCGGCCAAGTGGACCCCCGCTATCAACTGGCCTTGGAAATTGCAGCTGGAGCGCGCCTAGGCAATATTGTTGTGGCAGATGACAGTGTAGCAGCGGCAGCGATCGCCCTCCTCAAGCGGGAACAGGCAGGTAGAGCCACGTTTTTGCCTTTGAATAAGATGGCACGTCCCAAGCCCCTCTCTCCCATTGCCTTGGCGGGTTGTATTGACTATGCGTTAAATCTCGTGACCTTTGAGCCGCAATATGCCCCCATTTTTGCCTATGTGTTTGGCAGTACGCTGGTCTTTGAGAGCCTTGAGGCGGCGCGACAATACCTAGGGCAATATCGCATGGTCACGCTCGAGGGAGATTTGCTGGAACCCTCAGGGGCAATGACTGGGGGCAGCCAGCGTCGCACCAATGCCCTCCGTTTTAATCAGGGCATCCCCCCCCAAGAGTCGGCAGAAGTCCAACAGGTGCGCGATCGCCTTGGGGAATTAGAAGGCCTGTTAGATCGCCTCCTGCAGGAGCGCACCCACAAACAAGGGAGAGTGAATGAGTTGAGCCAAGCCCTCAGTGAAGTCCGCCACAGCCATCGCGATCGCCAGCGGCAATGGGAGCAACTTCAGCAACAACAGCAGCACCTGAACCGCCAGCAAGCAGAGTTAGAGCGCCAGCAGCAGTACCTTAGCCAAGAGTTAACCGCAGCCGAAACTGAACTCACTCAGCTACAGGCTCGCCTTCCTCAACTAGAAGCAGAACTTGCTGCAGAGCGCCTTGCCCTCAATGCCCTTGAAGCCAATCCTAGCCATCAGCAGTGGCAGCAGGTTCAGGCACAGCTTCAAGCACAGGAAAAAATCCACGCGGATCATGTGGCCGCCCTGCAAGCCCTAGATCAAGCCTTGGGCGATCGCCACCGTCAACTAGAGCAACTGGAACGAGACCTCACACAAACAGAGCAGGAGATTCAGCGACTGCGCCAAGCCCAAGGGGAGATGCTCTGTCAACAGCAGGCCCTCGATCAAACCCTTGGTGACCTAGCGACACAAGTTCAAAAGACCCAAACTGCCCTGAGGGAGCTGGACACCCGCCTGGGCCACCTCAAGGGCGATCGCGATCGCCACGAGTACCAACTGCGGCAGCAGCAAAAGAACTATCAGCAACTGGAATGGCAATACCAAAAAGCCAGCGAAACCCTGACCACCCTGCAAGCACAACTTCAGGAATTGAGTACCATTGAGCCACCTCCCTTACCGCAGCCATTGCCGGAAGTACCCGCTGACCTCTCCCTTAAAGACATTCAACAGCAGTGCCAAGCCCTAGAAAAACAGCTCCGCACCATGGAACCAGTCAATATGCTGGCAATTCAGGAATTTGAGGAGACACAAGCACGGCTAAAGGAACTACAGGAGAAACTCGCCGTTCTGGCCGCGGAGCGCACGGAGATTTTGCTGCGGATTGAGAACTTCACCACCCTGCGTCACCAGTCCTTCCATGAAGCCTTTGATGCCGTCAATGCCAACTTCCAAACAATTTTTGCCACCCTCTCCGATGGCGATGGCTACCTGCAACTCGAAAGTCCTGAAGATCCCTTTGCTGGTGGACTGAATCTGGTAGCGCATCCCAAGGGTAAACCCGTCCAACGCTTGGCCTCAATGTCCGGGGGTGAAAAATCCCTAACCGCTCTCAGTTTTATCTTTGCCCTACAACGCTATCGCCCTTCCCCATTTTATGCCTTCGATGAAGTGGATATGTTTCTCGATGGTGCCAATGTCGAGCGCCTTGCCAAAATGATTCAGCAGCAGAGCCAACAGGCGCAGTTTATTGTTGTCAGTCTGCGGCGACCAATGATAGAAGCGGCTCAGCACACCATTGGTGTCACCCAAGCGCGGGGTCAACATACCCAAGTGATTGGCCTCGATTTAACAGCTCACCATTGA
- the trxB gene encoding thioredoxin-disulfide reductase, which yields MTPPRIENVVIIGSGPAGYTAAIYAARANLKPFMFEGYQIGGLPGGQLMTTTEVENFPGFPEGIQGPQLMARMKAQAERWGTEMVTEDVIQVDFSQRPFLISSAERQVYAHSVIICTGATAKRLHLPGEEQYWTKGVSACAICDGATPIFKDVELAVIGGGDSAAEEAVYLTKYGSHVHLLVRSDKMRASKAMQDRVFANPKITVHWQTEAREILGDGNLMTGLRMINKATGEESLLPVRGLFYAIGHTPNTQLFKDFLELDSVGYIVTRHGTQTNVEGVFAAGDVQDHEYRQAVTAAGSGCMAALDAERWLSARGLIQEFHQTATATQPAATTKPTASPEQEFDPNAIKHRGSYALRKLFHESDRLLVVKYVSPTCGPCHTLKPILDRLVEEFDGKVQLIEIDITEDSAIAEQAGVTSTPTIQLFKNKELLEVIVGMKPKSQYRETIQRYLS from the coding sequence ATGACACCGCCACGGATTGAAAACGTTGTCATTATTGGTTCTGGTCCTGCGGGCTACACGGCAGCTATCTATGCTGCCCGTGCCAACCTGAAACCGTTTATGTTTGAGGGCTATCAAATTGGGGGGCTACCCGGTGGCCAACTTATGACCACGACTGAAGTGGAAAACTTTCCCGGCTTTCCCGAAGGTATTCAAGGGCCACAACTGATGGCACGGATGAAGGCGCAAGCGGAGCGCTGGGGCACGGAAATGGTGACTGAAGATGTGATTCAGGTGGATTTTAGTCAACGCCCCTTTCTCATCAGCTCAGCGGAGCGGCAAGTCTATGCCCACAGCGTGATTATCTGTACGGGCGCCACGGCCAAACGACTCCATTTGCCCGGTGAAGAGCAGTATTGGACGAAGGGCGTGTCCGCCTGTGCCATTTGTGATGGCGCAACGCCCATTTTCAAGGATGTGGAGTTAGCGGTGATTGGCGGCGGCGATAGTGCGGCAGAGGAAGCAGTTTATCTCACCAAGTATGGCTCCCACGTGCATCTTCTGGTGCGTAGTGACAAAATGCGAGCCAGTAAGGCCATGCAGGATCGGGTGTTTGCCAATCCTAAAATTACAGTTCACTGGCAAACCGAAGCACGGGAAATCCTTGGCGATGGCAACTTAATGACGGGTTTGCGGATGATCAATAAAGCCACAGGGGAAGAATCCCTCTTGCCGGTGCGGGGTTTATTCTATGCTATTGGTCACACCCCCAATACCCAACTGTTCAAGGATTTTCTGGAGCTAGATAGCGTCGGCTATATCGTCACTCGCCATGGGACACAAACGAATGTGGAGGGGGTCTTTGCTGCTGGGGATGTTCAAGACCATGAATACCGCCAAGCCGTAACAGCAGCAGGCAGTGGTTGTATGGCAGCCCTTGATGCAGAACGTTGGCTCTCAGCGCGGGGGCTCATTCAGGAGTTTCACCAAACGGCAACGGCGACCCAGCCCGCAGCAACCACGAAACCCACTGCCTCGCCAGAACAGGAGTTTGATCCCAATGCCATTAAACATCGGGGTAGCTATGCCTTGCGCAAACTCTTCCACGAAAGCGATCGCCTCCTGGTGGTGAAATATGTTTCCCCCACCTGTGGCCCGTGCCATACTCTCAAGCCCATTTTGGATCGATTGGTGGAGGAATTCGACGGCAAAGTACAGCTTATTGAAATTGACATCACTGAGGACAGCGCGATCGCCGAGCAAGCGGGGGTGACCAGTACCCCCACAATTCAACTTTTCAAAAATAAGGAACTCCTAGAGGTAATTGTTGGCATGAAACCCAAGAGTCAGTACCGCGAGACTATCCAACGCTACCTTTCCTAG